The window TGGCCGGCAGATCCTTGGCCACGAAAGCGGCCGCATTGCCGTCCTGATAAGTCGCGTTGCAGATGCGGAAGATCTGGCGGACGCCGTTTTTGAACACCTGCTCCTCGGTGAGCTTCTCGGTGGCCGCATGGGTGACCATGAGCACCTTGTCCAGTTCGGCCATCACCGGCGCCAGAGCCAGGGCCTGACCCGAAGAGTCCACGCCGGCCAGGAAATCGGCGCCCCAGCTATCGACGAAATAGCGTGCATTCTGGATCGCTTCCGGTGTTTTCAGGGTGGAATCCCGGAATTCGATCTCCAGTTTGTTGCCGGCGATGCCGCCGGCCGCATTGATCTCCTCCATGCCCAGGGTGGCGCCCATCTTGTGAAAATCCCCGTAACCCGCCAACGTGCCTGACATCACCGCCTGGTACCCCACCTTGATGGGGCCTTTAATCTTGGGCGTCGCCGCCCAGAGCCCGGTGGGTTTGGCGAATCCGCCAAGGGCTGCCGCCCCGGTGGTTAAAAGTCCGGCTTGAATGAAACGTCTGCGTGTCCATCCCTTCTTTGCCATGGCAAACCTCCCCCTGATTGTGCGTCCAAATCATTAATAAGGGATTAAGGCCCATCCCGGGTGAAAATCACCGCAACATGTCGCGCCGTCGAAAGCGCATGGAAAATTTACGTGATGTTCAAAAATCTGCGGCAAATGCAGCGGCAAAAACGTTGATTCATGGTGCGGCGACTGCTGAATGATTCACAGATACCGAACCATGTTCATAAATTGAGGGTACTATAGCAATGATGCGCGTGCGTGACAATTCTAAACTGCAGATTTTTCGATCCTACACCGAAAACGGCAGCGCCGGCCGGGTCATGGAGCTGGTGCGCAGAATGGCGCGACTGTAATGGCCAGGCGCTAAGACCGCCCTGCCATCACAACCATGGAAGACCCATCGCAAGGTCACGGCGGTGTTCATGGTTTGGCACGAAGCGCGTCTGCGCTTCGTGCCTCTCCCTACTTCATCATCGTATCGGACAGGCCGGCCCGACCGATTTCGACCTTATACTTCTTGCACCAGATGACAACAGTATCGTAGTCACCGGCTTCTACGCCCATGGGCAGATCGAAGGAGACCGTACCCGTGAACTTCTTGAGCATGCCAAGCTCCACACCCTTGCGCCAGTCGCCGTCTTTGGCCAGGAAGACATAACCGTCCGGAATCTTGTCGATCTTTATGTCGCTGAGCGTTAAAGTCGTGTGGCCCTTCATGTCCTGGTTCAGTGTAACTTTACCGCTGGCGTGGTGGTCCATGGTACCTGTCAGCATGCCTAGCATGGGGTTATCTTTCATCATGTCCGTCGCACCGGCAAGGCCGGCAGCGCCTATGATCAGCATCATCGCCGATAGAATTTGAGTCATCCAAAATGATTGTGTCATGGTGCACCTTCCTTTCTATTCGTTTCGAGTTCCCGATACCCCGTCACACTTGCCCGTCCGCTCGTCTGGTGCGTCAGGGTGTGACGGTTCCAACATAGGTGCCGGCCATTTTCAGGGCCGCCACCATCTGCTCCGGACCGATGACATCCGGATCGTAGGTTACGGTGTTGATTTCACGGAACCCGCGAAATCCTCGGGTCACTTTTTTTACGCCCGCCAGCCCCTCCAGGGCCGCCTTGCCCACGTCGTATCATCGAACGTAAAAGGCGATTTCCGCCAGGGACTCTGCCTGAGCCGGAAACACAGCTGATGCCGCCGCGACCGTCACCGTCAGAATTAAGAACCAAAAGAGGTTGTATTTCATGAGTACTGCTCCTTTCCGAACACCGTCGCGCTCAACGAAACAGAGATCGATACTGTTCGTAGCCTTCTTTTTGCAGATCTTCCTTGGGAATGAACCGAAGGGCCGCCGAATTGATGCAGTAGCGCAACCCGGTGGGTTGTGGACCGTCCTTAAACACATGGCCGAGATGGGAATCGGCGTGCTTACTGCGCACCTCGGTGCGCACCACCAAGAACGCGTGGTCGGTCTTCTCCGTTATGTTGTCGGGTTCGAGGGGGCGCGTAAAACTTGGCCAGCCCGTTCCAGAGTCGTATTTATCCGTGGAGCTGAACAGTGGCTCGCTCGAGACGATGTCCACATAGATGCCTTCACGGTGATTGTTCCAGTAGAGATTGTCGAAGGGCGGTTCGGTGCCCTCTTTTTGGGTCACCTTGTACTGCAGTGGGGAGAGCCGCCGGCGCAGCTCTTCCGGATCCGGTTTCTGGTAGCTTTGTTTGGTGGATGATGGGGGTTGAGCGTCGGCCCAGGCCTTTTCCAGGAATTGATCGCGTCCGGAACGGGAACGATAGTAATGATAGCGCAGGGGATTATTTTTATAGTAATTCTGGTGATACGGCTCGGCTGCGTAGAAGGGGCCCAGGGGTAGAATGTCGGTGACGATGGGCTTTTCGAAGCGGCCGGTGGAGGCGAGGTCCCGTTTCGATGACTCCGCCAGGCGATGTTCGATTTCGTCGGCATAGAATATGGCGCTGCGATACTGCGCGCCGCGATCCACAAACTGCCCCCCAGGGTCGGTAGGGTCCACATGGCGCCAGAAGTGCGCCAACAATGCGGCATAATCGATGCGACCGGGATCGTAGACAACTTTAACTGCTTCCACATGTCCCGTGCCGCCGGATGACACCTGCTTATAGGTTGGGTTGGCGACATGACCGCCGGTGTAACCGGATATGACCTCGATGACGCCGGGTACTTTCTCAAAATCAGATTCCGTGCACCAGAAACAACCGCCTGCAAAGAAGGCACTCCTGGCTTTCATTTCAGCTCCTGTTTTACGATCGCGGGTATCGCTCTTACCGGTTGCACTGGAAAGCATCGCATAGCCCAGGAAGAAGATCGCCAAAGCAGCGATGGCAGTGATGATAGATGATAGTTTCATAGACACCTCCAATGAGTCCGTCTGCGGCTGTTGAACACGCCGCATGATGTGTTCATTCGGATCATAAGCAGAGCGGTTAAAGAGAGAATAAAGGCAGTGTAAAGATTGTGTAAAGATCGCCTGTCAGATGATGGGGTCGGTGGGCAGGGTCGGCAGTGCGATGCGGAAGCAAATGCGCCCGCCGGTGAGCTTCGCGTTCACCGTACCGTTGTGGGCTTCTACCAGTTCTTTGACCAGGGCCAGGCCGATGCCGGCTCCGCCGTGCTCGCGCGAGCGCGATTTTTCGCCGCGGTAGAAGCGTTCAAAGAGAAAGGGCAGGTCTTCGGGCAACAGCGCACCGGCCGGGTTGCTGAATCGGAAGACGGTATGGTTGTCGACCGCAGCGAGGTCGATGGCGACCGACGCGCCCGGGGGCGTATACCGGACGGCGTTGTCGGTGAGGTTTCTCAAAATGCGGCCCACGGCGTTGCGATCGGCCCACATCATCAAGGTTTCGGGCGGAGCCGTGACTTTTACGGCTATCGCTTTACGATCGAATTCGGGGCGGAAACTCTCCACGGCTGTCTCGATCGCCTGACGTGCGTCGATGGGCTCGATTCGCAACCGACCTCTGGCCGCATCGGCTTTGGCCAGTTGCAGTACATCCTCCACCAATGAGGCCAGACGCAAGGCTTCGCTTTGCAGCAGCGCGATCGTTTCGGGCGAGGAGGGAAGCACGCCGTCGTCGATCGCTTCCAGGTATCCGCGGATATTGGTCAGCGGGGTTCGCAATTCATGCGCCACATCGATCATCAATTTGCGTCGCAGGTTTTCGAGCTTGTCCAGGTCGGCGGCCATCCGGTTGAAGGCCCTGGCCAGTTGCCCGACTTCGTCCCGGCTGCCGGCCGGTACGCGGGCGCTGAAATCACCTGCCGCGATATCGCGAGTGATACCTGTCATGCGAGTCAGAGGTGTCAGGACCTTGCGCATCAATACATAGCTGAGGGTCACTGCCAACAGGACGGCCCCTGTGAAGGCCCACAACAGGTAACGGTGCACCGCGTCAATGAACATCGCGTGGGCCGGTTCGGGCGAGATATGGTACTTTTCCATCAGGGTGACGAAATAGCTGGCTGCCAGGGTATCGATGGCCAACCAAACCACCACCACCACAAAAATGATGACCACCATGGTGATGGCCAATAATTTGAGGATCAGGTACCTGCGCATCGATCGTCCGGGGAGTTAACGGATGCTCGGTCGGCAAAGCGATAACCGATACCGCGCACCGTGATGATGTAGGTTGGGCTTGAAAGCCGGGGCTCGATCTTCTGTCTGAGCTTGCCGATGTGGACATCCACCACCCGATCAACGACTACCGTGTCACCGGCCGGATAGAGGCGTGCCAGCAGCTCGTCGCGCGTGTAGGTGCGTCCGGGTCGGGAGGCGAGGGCTTTGAGCAGTGCGTATTCATGTGGTGTGAGCTCCACCGTTTTGCCGCAAATGGTCAGGCGCCGGTTTTCCAAATCCAGGATGAGGTCGCCATGGGCGATAACCTTAGGGGGCATTTCCAACGCTCGCGGGGTGCGGCGCAGTACGGCCTGTACCCTGGCCACCAGTTCACGAGGGCTGAAGGGTTTGACCACATAATCATCGGCCCCGAGGGTCAGCCCGGCCACCTTATCGATCTCTTCACTCCGTGCGGTGAGCATGATGACCGGCACATCCGAGCGTTGACGCAGACGGCGGCATACCTCCCAGCCGTCCACGCGGGGCAGCATCAGATCCAGAATCACCAGGTCGGGGCGATGGCGCTCGGCCAGTTCCAACCCTTTGCGGCCATCGGACGCGGTAAGGGCCCGGAATCCTTCCCGTTCCAGGTAGAGCGCCACCAGTGCCACCGTATTGGGATCGTCCTCGATCACCAGAATGGTTTTAAATTGCTCCGGCGTTTTTGTCATGGTGCTGCAATGGCCCCCGTGGAATTCTTTGCCGCTTATACTGAGAAAAGCTAAGTTTCAATCTTTTTGATCTTTAAACTATTTTCATCACCGGCCGGTCGATGAGCTGCTCCAGCGGCACGACGACCAGGCCCCTCTGGCGAATGCCGGCCATCACCGCTTCGACCTGGCGGCGCCACTCCTCGCAGAGGGCCTCGGTGGCCGGCGGGATGTCGTGCAGCATGATGATGTCGCCCGGGCGCAGGCGTTTGAGGATGCGCTCGGCCAGGCGGTGCACCCGCCGATTGCCCATGTCGGCCGCGCGCCGGCTGAAATTGACGACGACCATTCCGGTGGCCTCCATGGCGTTGCACAGCCGCGGGCTGGTGACGCCCACCGGCGGTCGGAACAGCAGCGGGACGACGCCGTGACGGCGCAAAACCCGCTGGGTGGCTTCGATTTCGCGGATCAGGGTGCGCGGGCGCTTGAACATCACGAAGTTGTCATGGCTGTAAGAGTGGTTGCCGATGGTGTGTCCGCGCGCCACGATCTCTCGAATGAGATCGGGATGGCGGCGGGCCGTGCGGCCGTTGACGAAAAAGGTTGCAGCGGCCTGGTGGCGGTCGAGCAGGTCGAGCAGGAATGGCGTCGAGTTCGGGTTCGGTCCGTCATCGAAGGTGAGGGCCACCACGGGCCGGTCGGTGCGTCCCCGACTGATGACGGGCAGAAAAAAGCCGAAGCCGGGCAGAAAGGGGGCAACCATGCACAGGAGAAAAAACAGGACCAGGGGCACAACGGCGATGCGCGCATCGAACGGCAGCAGCAGCAAGGCTAAGAACACCGCGCCGATACCGGCCGTTTCGGCCGGCGACAGGCGGGGAGGTTTTTTTTTGACCGTTTGAATCAATTGAATTCTTTCACCTCAAGCATCGCCGCGGGCGGCGACAATCCAGACCGACTCCGGATTGCCGCCGGAATGTGCCGCATGCCGGACGCTGAAACCGCTTTCGGCCAGCATGCCGGTGATGACATCCACCGGCCGGTGGAAAGCCGGAATGCCATTGAGCCTCATGCGCAGGGCATCGATTTTCCACAACAGGGAGGTGCGGCCGTCTGGCGGCGGCACCACGGCGCGGATGACGACCAGGGCCTCGGCGCCCAAGGCCCCGCGCAGGCGCTCGAAGGTCAGGCGCAATTCGCCGTCGTCCAGGAAATGGATCACATCCAGTAGCAGGGCCGCATCGGCGGCCGTCGGCGCCTCGGGGATGTTGGGCGCCAGGTCGCAGGCCGCACGCCCGCGATCACCGAACACCCTGGCGGCCACCCGGATGCGCTCGGGGTCCGGATCGATGCCGTAAACCCGCGCGTCGTCGAAGCGTTCGAGCACCCAGGCGCCCGGCACGCCGAAGCCGCAACCGATGTCCAGCACGGTTCCCAGGGGCCGTGCGCCGTCGAGATAGAGGGGAAGCTCGGCAAAGAGCACGTCCCATTTCAGCTTGAAGCGTGCAAAAAGCCTGGGGTAGGTCTCCAGAGGACGGTAGCGGGCCAGGATCCGCTGGTGACGGTCCGAACCTGTGGCGGGCCTGGCGCTCCGCCGGGCAAAATACCACCCCAGCATGGGCGGCAGCAGCAGGAAAGCCCCAAGCAAAGAATAGCTGATGCCCAGAAACGAGGTGATACCGGCACTGTAAAGCAACGCATGGTCTGCGGTGCACAGCACCCCGAAGCCGATCAGCGTGGACACCGCAGCCATGATCACCGTCATTTTGATGCGTTCGAAGGCCGGATCGTTCATACCGCCGTAACGCTGGTAGGCCCGCACCAGGAAAAGCGCATAGTCGATGCCCATACCCATCACGATAATGCCGAGCATCAGGGCCGGGATATCCAGCGGATGACCGGAAAGATGGAGGGTGCCCAGGGTGCCGACGAGCGCGAAGAGCACCGGCGACAGGGTGATGGCGGTCAATTTCAGGTCCAGGAAGAAGAAAAAAAGCAGGAGGGCGACGCTGAGACCGATCACCGCCAGCATCTTCATGAAAGTCGAAAAGAGCAAGCGCCCCAAGGTTTCGGAAAAATAGACCGGATCGAATACCCGGGCCAATTCCCCGTAGCGCCCATAAAAGTCGGCGGCTGTATAATCCGGCCCCGGCGTCAAGGTCGCGAACTGCATCCAGGTGCCGTCCGCCTGCCGCACGATGCCCATGAGGGGGAGGATCTCTTCGGGCAAACCGGGATCGGCCGGCGGTTTCGAGGCGCCAAGCATCTCGAAAAAGGGTGCGAAGGCCTCGTCGCTGAACCCCAGTTCAGCAGCCCCCGCCAGGGCATCATCGAGCGCAGCGATCCGTTCCGGCTGCCAGAAGGCCCGCCAGGCCGCAAAATTTTCGGCGCGCCGCTGCGGGCCCGGAAAAACCAGGGCCGGCAGGAATCCGGGGCCCAGACGGCCGGCCCGCACATCTTCGCTCACTCGGCTCAAGAGCCGATCCCCGGCCGCCTGCAGCGCCGCCGGCGAGTCCGCAGTGGCCATCACGAAGAGTTTGTCGAAGATGCCGCCGCCCCACACCCGATTCATCAGCGTCTGGGCCGCCTCGGTGTCCCGGCTCACCGTGTTCATGCGGCTCAGATCGGTATTGAAGACCGGCTTGGCGAAAAAGAGCATGACCCCCATGAAGACAAAGGCAGCGGCCGCCGTCCACCGACCGGCCACAGGGAGCTTGGCCACCAGCCGCCGAAACGGCAAAGAACGCGGCCGGGCCGGCGGCATTTGCGGAAAAATTCGCGGAAAAACCAGATGGACGAAGATAAACGAGGCGGCAATGCCGATGGCGGCGAATTGGCCGAGCTGTTCGAGCACCGGAAATCCGGTCAGATTCAGGGCGCTGAAGGCGCCGATGGTTGTCAAGGCCGCCATCAGTCCCACGGCCCACACCTCCCTGGCGGCCGCGCGGCCGGTGGTCGTTTCGGATCGATCCAGAAAAAGCAGATAGGCGATGCCGTGGTCCACGGTGATCGAAATGATCGCACCGCCGAACCCGAGGGCCAGGATGGAGACCGCTTCATGCCAGAGGGCCAGCAGGAAAAAGGCGGTCACCGTACCGGCCAGGGCCGGCAGAAAGGCGCACAAGCCGAGCAAAGGCCGTGGAAAGGCGAACAACAGCAGCAGGGCGATGCCCACGGTGGAGAGCACGATGGCCTGCTGCACGTCCCTGCGGGCGATGCGCTCATTGTCCAGGGCGGCGCGGTAGGCACCCATGGGCGTCATGACCACG is drawn from Desulfatitalea tepidiphila and contains these coding sequences:
- a CDS encoding MMPL family transporter, translated to MKPPRFNFALLVVTFGLIGVLLAAGFHLTHIDTDVIRYLPQNDPVLADAGEIFKHHPMQGELVVDLGTAAPDPDRLVQSAHWVTERMKASGLFRQVGTDAMQAVIPDLLDHVVDSLPVLFSADELDTRIRPLLATDAVQRQLVELHTQLLGLEAIGQTRFIARDPLAFRDLIMARLAHLAPAENIDIYKGQLLSADHRHLLILATPAAAGTDTAFAGRLTRFLEELSQSPELGPVVMTPMGAYRAALDNERIARRDVQQAIVLSTVGIALLLLFAFPRPLLGLCAFLPALAGTVTAFFLLALWHEAVSILALGFGGAIISITVDHGIAYLLFLDRSETTTGRAAAREVWAVGLMAALTTIGAFSALNLTGFPVLEQLGQFAAIGIAASFIFVHLVFPRIFPQMPPARPRSLPFRRLVAKLPVAGRWTAAAAFVFMGVMLFFAKPVFNTDLSRMNTVSRDTEAAQTLMNRVWGGGIFDKLFVMATADSPAALQAAGDRLLSRVSEDVRAGRLGPGFLPALVFPGPQRRAENFAAWRAFWQPERIAALDDALAGAAELGFSDEAFAPFFEMLGASKPPADPGLPEEILPLMGIVRQADGTWMQFATLTPGPDYTAADFYGRYGELARVFDPVYFSETLGRLLFSTFMKMLAVIGLSVALLLFFFFLDLKLTAITLSPVLFALVGTLGTLHLSGHPLDIPALMLGIIVMGMGIDYALFLVRAYQRYGGMNDPAFERIKMTVIMAAVSTLIGFGVLCTADHALLYSAGITSFLGISYSLLGAFLLLPPMLGWYFARRSARPATGSDRHQRILARYRPLETYPRLFARFKLKWDVLFAELPLYLDGARPLGTVLDIGCGFGVPGAWVLERFDDARVYGIDPDPERIRVAARVFGDRGRAACDLAPNIPEAPTAADAALLLDVIHFLDDGELRLTFERLRGALGAEALVVIRAVVPPPDGRTSLLWKIDALRMRLNGIPAFHRPVDVITGMLAESGFSVRHAAHSGGNPESVWIVAARGDA
- the msrB gene encoding peptide-methionine (R)-S-oxide reductase MsrB, with product MKLSSIITAIAALAIFFLGYAMLSSATGKSDTRDRKTGAEMKARSAFFAGGCFWCTESDFEKVPGVIEVISGYTGGHVANPTYKQVSSGGTGHVEAVKVVYDPGRIDYAALLAHFWRHVDPTDPGGQFVDRGAQYRSAIFYADEIEHRLAESSKRDLASTGRFEKPIVTDILPLGPFYAAEPYHQNYYKNNPLRYHYYRSRSGRDQFLEKAWADAQPPSSTKQSYQKPDPEELRRRLSPLQYKVTQKEGTEPPFDNLYWNNHREGIYVDIVSSEPLFSSTDKYDSGTGWPSFTRPLEPDNITEKTDHAFLVVRTEVRSKHADSHLGHVFKDGPQPTGLRYCINSAALRFIPKEDLQKEGYEQYRSLFR
- a CDS encoding ATP-binding protein → MRRYLILKLLAITMVVIIFVVVVVWLAIDTLAASYFVTLMEKYHISPEPAHAMFIDAVHRYLLWAFTGAVLLAVTLSYVLMRKVLTPLTRMTGITRDIAAGDFSARVPAGSRDEVGQLARAFNRMAADLDKLENLRRKLMIDVAHELRTPLTNIRGYLEAIDDGVLPSSPETIALLQSEALRLASLVEDVLQLAKADAARGRLRIEPIDARQAIETAVESFRPEFDRKAIAVKVTAPPETLMMWADRNAVGRILRNLTDNAVRYTPPGASVAIDLAAVDNHTVFRFSNPAGALLPEDLPFLFERFYRGEKSRSREHGGAGIGLALVKELVEAHNGTVNAKLTGGRICFRIALPTLPTDPII
- a CDS encoding DM13 domain-containing protein yields the protein MTQSFWMTQILSAMMLIIGAAGLAGATDMMKDNPMLGMLTGTMDHHASGKVTLNQDMKGHTTLTLSDIKIDKIPDGYVFLAKDGDWRKGVELGMLKKFTGTVSFDLPMGVEAGDYDTVVIWCKKYKVEIGRAGLSDTMMK
- a CDS encoding polysaccharide deacetylase family protein; this translates as MIQTVKKKPPRLSPAETAGIGAVFLALLLLPFDARIAVVPLVLFFLLCMVAPFLPGFGFFLPVISRGRTDRPVVALTFDDGPNPNSTPFLLDLLDRHQAAATFFVNGRTARRHPDLIREIVARGHTIGNHSYSHDNFVMFKRPRTLIREIEATQRVLRRHGVVPLLFRPPVGVTSPRLCNAMEATGMVVVNFSRRAADMGNRRVHRLAERILKRLRPGDIIMLHDIPPATEALCEEWRRQVEAVMAGIRQRGLVVVPLEQLIDRPVMKIV
- a CDS encoding winged helix-turn-helix domain-containing protein, translating into MPPKVIAHGDLILDLENRRLTICGKTVELTPHEYALLKALASRPGRTYTRDELLARLYPAGDTVVVDRVVDVHIGKLRQKIEPRLSSPTYIITVRGIGYRFADRASVNSPDDRCAGT